In one Pseudomonas sp. Bout1 genomic region, the following are encoded:
- a CDS encoding DUF6392 family protein has translation MDSFTINGWLVGLGRTYGELVSEGAILNLPLKPMFDTPDNEDLLQNPAAGVKLWFWADSKRLKKVMITLIQTVGQPVYTGQLPEPFGLHMNRGSVRNVLGEPNESKLPVKLPGGLGMRSGSDTYYLTQAAYPNVKVTFSYLENLSVNNISFSLIKVDQD, from the coding sequence ATGGACTCTTTCACAATAAACGGCTGGCTGGTGGGGCTTGGTCGCACCTATGGTGAGCTTGTCAGCGAAGGTGCAATTCTTAACCTTCCGTTGAAGCCAATGTTTGACACGCCTGACAATGAGGATTTACTTCAGAATCCTGCAGCTGGCGTGAAGCTATGGTTTTGGGCTGATTCCAAGCGCTTGAAAAAAGTAATGATCACTTTGATCCAGACAGTTGGCCAGCCGGTCTATACAGGTCAATTGCCTGAACCGTTCGGGCTGCATATGAACCGGGGTTCAGTGCGTAACGTTCTCGGGGAACCGAATGAGTCGAAACTCCCTGTCAAGCTTCCCGGTGGTCTTGGGATGCGAAGTGGCTCAGATACTTATTATCTGACTCAAGCGGCTTATCCTAACGTTAAGGTGACGTTCAGCTACCTCGAAAACCTGTCCGTGAACAACATTAGCTTCTCCCTGATCAAGGTCGACCAAGACTGA
- a CDS encoding chemotaxis response regulator protein-glutamate methylesterase: MVVKVLVVDDSGFFRRRVSEILSSDSNIQVVGTATNGKEAIDQAMALKPDVITMDYEMPMMDGITAVRHIMQRCPTPVLMFSSLTHEGARVTLDALDAGAVDFLPKNFEDISRNPEKVKQMLCEKVHSISRSNRRSLFSAPAPAPVAPPPAAPSTFGRPAPAPVARPAVAPVRAAAPTAHSPAPKRKAYKLVAIGTSTGGPVALQRVLTQLPANFPAPIVLIQHMPAAFTKAFAERLDKLCRISVKEAEDGDILRPGLALLAPGGKQMMVDGRGAIKILPGDERLNYKPCVDITFGSAAKSYGDKVLAVVLTGMGADGREGARLLKQGGSAIWAQDEASCVIYGMPMAIVKADLADAVYSLDDIGKHLVEACL; the protein is encoded by the coding sequence ATGGTAGTCAAGGTCCTGGTGGTGGACGATTCGGGTTTCTTCCGCCGCCGCGTCTCGGAAATTCTTTCATCGGATTCCAATATCCAGGTGGTCGGCACGGCCACCAACGGCAAAGAGGCGATCGATCAGGCCATGGCCCTCAAGCCAGACGTGATTACCATGGACTACGAGATGCCGATGATGGACGGCATCACGGCGGTGCGGCACATCATGCAGCGCTGCCCGACCCCGGTATTGATGTTCTCTTCGCTGACCCACGAAGGCGCCCGGGTCACCCTGGATGCGCTGGACGCCGGCGCGGTGGACTTCCTGCCGAAGAATTTCGAAGACATCTCGCGTAACCCCGAGAAGGTCAAGCAGATGCTCTGCGAGAAGGTGCACAGCATCTCCCGCAGTAACCGTCGCAGCTTGTTCAGTGCGCCGGCGCCGGCACCTGTTGCGCCGCCACCGGCAGCCCCCAGCACCTTTGGTCGCCCGGCGCCTGCGCCGGTTGCGCGCCCGGCCGTGGCTCCGGTGCGTGCGGCTGCGCCCACCGCGCATTCACCGGCACCCAAGCGCAAAGCCTACAAGCTGGTGGCCATCGGTACGTCCACGGGCGGTCCGGTCGCCTTGCAGCGGGTGTTGACCCAGCTGCCGGCCAACTTCCCGGCCCCGATCGTGTTGATCCAGCATATGCCGGCCGCGTTCACCAAGGCCTTCGCCGAGCGTCTGGACAAGCTGTGCCGCATCAGCGTCAAGGAAGCCGAGGATGGCGATATCCTGCGCCCAGGCCTCGCGCTGCTGGCCCCTGGCGGCAAGCAGATGATGGTCGATGGCCGTGGTGCGATCAAAATCCTGCCGGGCGATGAACGCCTGAACTACAAGCCGTGTGTGGACATCACCTTCGGTTCTGCGGCCAAGTCCTACGGCGACAAAGTTCTGGCGGTGGTGTTGACCGGCATGGGCGCCGACGGCCGTGAAGGCGCGCGCCTGCTCAAGCAGGGCGGCAGCGCTATCTGGGCTCAGGATGAAGCCAGTTGCGTGATCTATGGCATGCCCATGGCCATCGTCAAGGCCGACCTGGCCGACGCCGTCTACAGCCTGGACGACATCGGCAAGCACCTGGTGGAGGCCTGTCTCTAA
- the flhF gene encoding flagellar biosynthesis protein FlhF gives MQVKRFFAADMRQAMKLVRDELGADAAIIGNRRIAGGVELTAALDYKPSALAPRVPNMELEDELRKTASRIVSAQAELSMRGDSDATTNRQLFAGLPLTASEPLVEPTFVEPPRPAAPAPAPAVDQRVFDSMRFELNGLRELLEVQLGSLAWNQLQGSQPQQANLWRRLQRIGLSGPLSRDLLQLTTQIEEPRQAWRMLLAHLARMIVTPEIEPLEEGGVIAMVGPAGMGKTTTLAKLAARYVLKYGASNIALVSMDSYRIGAQEQLKTLGRILNVPVTHVDPGQSLANALDPLLRKRVVLIDTAGLQASDPALRMQLESLAGRGIKSRNYLVLATTSQKQVLTAAYHSYKRCGLAGCILTKLDETASLGEVLSLAISHELPVAYLTDGPRIPDDLHLPRRHQLVSRAVSVQMQEEPSEEAMADMFADLYHSPNKRVG, from the coding sequence ATGCAAGTGAAGCGTTTTTTCGCCGCCGATATGCGTCAGGCCATGAAACTGGTACGTGATGAGTTGGGCGCCGACGCTGCGATTATCGGTAACCGTCGTATTGCCGGCGGTGTCGAGCTGACGGCTGCCCTCGATTACAAGCCCTCGGCCCTGGCGCCGCGTGTGCCAAACATGGAACTGGAAGACGAGCTGCGCAAGACCGCTTCGCGCATTGTCTCGGCCCAGGCTGAACTGAGCATGCGTGGCGACAGCGACGCCACCACCAATCGCCAGCTGTTTGCCGGCCTGCCGCTGACGGCGTCCGAACCTCTGGTAGAACCGACGTTTGTTGAACCGCCACGTCCTGCTGCGCCCGCTCCGGCGCCAGCAGTAGATCAGCGCGTGTTCGACTCGATGCGTTTTGAACTCAATGGCCTGCGTGAACTGCTGGAAGTGCAGTTGGGCTCGCTGGCCTGGAACCAGTTGCAGGGCAGCCAGCCGCAGCAGGCCAACCTGTGGCGTCGTCTGCAGCGCATCGGCCTGTCCGGCCCGTTGTCCCGCGACCTGCTGCAGCTGACCACCCAGATTGAAGAACCTCGTCAGGCCTGGCGCATGCTCCTGGCCCACTTGGCGCGGATGATTGTCACCCCGGAAATCGAACCCCTGGAAGAAGGCGGCGTGATTGCCATGGTCGGCCCTGCCGGCATGGGCAAGACCACCACCCTGGCCAAGCTGGCCGCGCGTTATGTGCTTAAGTACGGCGCTTCGAATATTGCCTTGGTGAGCATGGACAGCTACCGCATCGGCGCCCAGGAGCAACTCAAGACCCTGGGCCGCATCCTCAATGTGCCGGTGACCCATGTCGACCCGGGCCAGTCCCTGGCCAACGCCCTCGACCCGCTGCTGCGCAAGCGCGTGGTGTTGATCGACACCGCCGGCCTGCAAGCCAGCGACCCGGCACTGCGCATGCAACTGGAAAGCCTGGCCGGGCGCGGGATCAAATCCAGAAACTATTTGGTACTTGCTACCACCAGCCAGAAACAGGTATTGACCGCCGCTTACCATAGCTATAAGCGCTGCGGGCTGGCGGGCTGCATCCTGACTAAACTGGATGAAACGGCGAGCCTGGGCGAAGTGTTGAGCCTGGCCATCAGCCATGAATTACCGGTTGCCTACCTGACCGACGGGCCGCGGATCCCGGATGATTTGCATCTGCCGCGCCGTCATCAGTTGGTCAGCCGGGCTGTCAGTGTGCAAATGCAGGAAGAACCGAGTGAGGAAGCGATGGCCGACATGTTCGCTGACCTCTACCACAGCCCGAACAAACGAGTCGGCTGA
- a CDS encoding chemotaxis response regulator CheY, translating into MKILIVDDFSTMRRIIKNLLRDLGFTNTVEADDGITAIPILNSGSIDFLVTDWNMPGMTGIDLLRHVRADEKLRSLPVLMVTAEAKREQIIEAAQAGVNGYVVKPFTALALKEKIEKIFERIGH; encoded by the coding sequence ATGAAAATCCTCATCGTTGATGACTTCTCAACGATGCGGCGGATCATAAAAAACCTGTTGCGTGACCTTGGGTTCACTAACACGGTCGAGGCGGATGACGGCATTACAGCGATTCCGATCCTCAACAGCGGGAGCATCGACTTTCTGGTAACGGACTGGAACATGCCGGGCATGACCGGTATCGACCTGCTGCGCCACGTGCGCGCGGATGAAAAACTGCGCAGCCTGCCTGTGCTGATGGTGACCGCTGAAGCCAAGCGTGAACAGATCATCGAAGCCGCCCAGGCTGGGGTCAACGGCTACGTGGTCAAGCCATTCACTGCATTGGCCTTGAAAGAGAAGATCGAAAAAATCTTCGAACGCATCGGTCATTGA
- the flhA gene encoding flagellar biosynthesis protein FlhA has protein sequence MLNTARGTLTDLSRGNLGVPLLLLVMLAMMMLPMPPFLLDVFFTFNIALSVVVLLVCVYALRPLDFAVFPTILLIATLLRLALNVASTRVVMLHGQDGHAAAGKVIQAFGEVVIGGNYVVGIVVFAILMIINFVVVTKGAGRISEVSARFTLDAMPGKQMAIDADLNAGLIDQNQAKTRRLEVAQEAEFYGSMDGASKFVRGDAIAGLLILFINLIGGMAVGIFQHGMTFGDAGKVYALLTIGDGLVAQLPSLLLSTAAAIMVTRASGSEDMGKQISRQMFASPKALAVAAGIMAIMGIVPGMPHFSFLSMAALAAGGAYLFWKKQNNIKVIAQQEVARQQELLPSPARAQETKELGWDDVTPIDMIGLEVGYRLIPLVDRNQGGQLLARIKGVRKKLSQDLGFLMPTVHIRDNLDLAPSAYRLTLMGVILAEAEIYPDRELAINPGQVFGSLNGITAKDPAFGLEAVWIEISQRSQAQSLGYTVVDASTVVATHLNQILYKHSHELLGHEEVQQLLQLLAKASPKLAEELVPGVLSTSQLLKVLQALLAEQVPVRDIRSIAEAIANNAAKSQDTAALVAAVRVGLSRAIVQSIVGLDSELPVITLEPRLEQILLNSIQKAGQGADEGVLLEPSMAEKLQRSLIEAAQRQEMEGHPVILLVAGPVRAMLSRFGRLAIPNLHVLAYQEIPDNKQVTIVATVGPNG, from the coding sequence ATGCTCAACACGGCCCGTGGCACCCTGACTGACCTCTCGCGGGGCAATCTGGGTGTGCCGTTGTTGTTGCTGGTGATGCTGGCAATGATGATGTTGCCGATGCCGCCGTTCCTGCTGGATGTGTTCTTTACCTTCAACATCGCGCTGTCCGTGGTGGTGCTGCTGGTGTGCGTATACGCCCTGCGGCCACTGGATTTCGCGGTGTTCCCGACGATTCTGCTGATCGCCACGCTGCTGCGCCTGGCGCTGAACGTGGCCTCTACCCGCGTGGTGATGCTCCACGGCCAGGACGGCCACGCCGCCGCAGGCAAGGTGATCCAGGCCTTCGGCGAAGTGGTGATCGGCGGTAACTATGTGGTCGGTATCGTGGTGTTCGCGATCCTGATGATCATCAACTTTGTGGTGGTGACCAAGGGCGCCGGGCGGATTTCCGAGGTGAGCGCACGTTTCACCCTCGACGCGATGCCCGGCAAACAGATGGCCATCGACGCCGACCTCAACGCCGGCCTGATCGATCAGAACCAGGCCAAGACCCGTCGCCTTGAAGTCGCCCAGGAAGCCGAGTTCTACGGTTCCATGGACGGTGCCAGCAAATTCGTGCGCGGCGACGCCATCGCCGGCCTGCTGATTCTGTTTATCAACCTGATCGGCGGCATGGCGGTCGGTATCTTCCAGCACGGCATGACCTTCGGCGACGCCGGCAAGGTTTACGCCTTGCTGACCATCGGTGACGGTTTAGTGGCGCAATTGCCATCACTGTTGTTATCTACAGCTGCGGCGATCATGGTCACCCGTGCTTCGGGCTCCGAAGACATGGGTAAGCAGATCAGTCGGCAGATGTTTGCCTCGCCCAAGGCGCTGGCTGTGGCGGCGGGCATCATGGCGATCATGGGCATCGTGCCGGGTATGCCGCATTTCTCGTTCTTGAGCATGGCGGCCTTGGCGGCAGGCGGTGCCTATCTGTTCTGGAAAAAACAAAACAACATCAAGGTGATCGCCCAGCAGGAGGTCGCGCGCCAGCAGGAACTGCTGCCGTCACCAGCCCGCGCCCAGGAAACCAAGGAGTTGGGCTGGGACGACGTGACCCCGATCGACATGATCGGCCTGGAAGTCGGCTACCGCCTGATTCCGCTGGTAGACCGCAACCAAGGCGGGCAATTGCTGGCGCGGATCAAGGGCGTGCGCAAGAAGCTGTCCCAGGACCTGGGCTTTTTGATGCCCACCGTGCACATCCGCGACAACCTCGACCTGGCCCCGAGTGCCTACCGCCTGACCCTGATGGGCGTGATCCTGGCCGAAGCCGAGATCTACCCGGACCGCGAACTGGCGATCAACCCGGGCCAGGTATTCGGCAGCCTCAATGGCATTACCGCCAAAGATCCGGCTTTTGGCCTGGAAGCGGTATGGATCGAAATCAGCCAGCGCAGCCAGGCGCAGTCGCTGGGCTACACCGTGGTCGACGCCAGTACGGTGGTCGCAACGCACCTCAACCAGATTCTGTACAAGCACTCCCACGAGCTGCTGGGGCACGAAGAAGTCCAGCAACTCTTGCAATTGCTGGCCAAGGCTTCGCCAAAACTGGCCGAAGAGCTGGTGCCGGGCGTGCTGTCCACCTCACAACTGCTCAAGGTGTTGCAAGCGCTGTTGGCCGAACAGGTGCCGGTGCGGGACATTCGCAGCATTGCCGAGGCCATCGCCAACAATGCCGCCAAGAGTCAAGATACTGCCGCCCTGGTGGCCGCCGTGCGCGTCGGATTGTCGCGTGCAATCGTTCAAAGCATTGTAGGGCTTGACTCCGAGCTGCCTGTTATCACCCTGGAGCCAAGGTTGGAACAAATATTGCTCAATAGTATTCAGAAGGCAGGGCAGGGCGCCGATGAAGGCGTGTTGCTGGAGCCAAGCATGGCTGAGAAGCTGCAGCGTTCGTTGATTGAGGCCGCGCAGCGCCAGGAGATGGAAGGCCATCCGGTGATCCTGCTGGTAGCAGGGCCCGTGCGGGCGATGTTGTCGCGGTTTGGACGCCTGGCTATTCCGAATTTGCACGTTTTGGCTTATCAGGAAATTCCTGACAACAAGCAAGTGACTATCGTCGCGACTGTAGGGCCCAACGGCTGA
- the fleN gene encoding flagellar synthesis regulator FleN, whose amino-acid sequence MGSMHPVQVIAVTGGKGGVGKTNVSVNLSLALAELGRRVMLLDADLGLANVDVLLGLTPKHTLADVIEGRCELRDVLLQGPGGIRIVPAASGTQSMVHLSPAQHAGLIQAFSDIGDNLDVLVIDTAAGIGESVVSFVRAAQEVLLVVCDEPTSITDAYALIKLLNRDYGMNRFRVLANMAQSPQEGRNLFAKLTKVTDRFLDVALQYVGAVPYDECVRKAVQKQRAVYEAFPRSKCALAFKAIAQKVDTWPLPANPRGHLEFFVERLVHQTSAGPVL is encoded by the coding sequence ATGGGCAGCATGCATCCCGTACAGGTGATCGCGGTGACCGGCGGCAAAGGTGGCGTCGGGAAAACTAACGTGTCAGTGAATTTGTCCCTGGCCCTGGCAGAGCTTGGCCGTCGCGTCATGCTGCTGGATGCTGACCTGGGTCTGGCGAACGTCGACGTTCTGCTGGGACTGACGCCTAAACACACCCTGGCCGACGTCATCGAAGGCCGCTGTGAGCTGCGCGACGTGCTGTTGCAAGGCCCCGGCGGGATTCGCATCGTGCCGGCCGCTTCCGGCACCCAGAGCATGGTGCACCTGAGCCCGGCGCAACATGCCGGCCTGATTCAGGCGTTCAGTGACATCGGCGACAACCTCGACGTGCTGGTGATCGACACCGCCGCCGGGATCGGCGAGTCCGTGGTCAGCTTCGTGCGCGCAGCGCAAGAAGTGTTGCTGGTGGTGTGCGACGAACCCACCTCGATCACCGACGCCTACGCCCTGATCAAACTGCTTAACCGTGACTACGGCATGAACCGCTTCCGCGTGCTGGCCAACATGGCCCAAAGCCCGCAGGAAGGGCGAAATCTGTTCGCCAAGTTGACCAAGGTCACGGATCGCTTCCTCGATGTCGCCTTACAATACGTTGGCGCAGTTCCTTACGACGAGTGCGTACGCAAGGCCGTGCAAAAGCAGCGTGCGGTCTATGAAGCGTTCCCTCGTTCGAAGTGCGCATTGGCGTTCAAGGCTATTGCCCAGAAGGTCGATACCTGGCCGTTGCCCGCCAACCCGCGCGGGCATCTGGAGTTTTTCGTCGAGCGATTGGTGCATCAGACGAGCGCAGGACCGGTGCTATGA
- a CDS encoding protein phosphatase CheZ: MEHKETSQGDFESTLKKHAHQLVESLEKGQFGDAVQLIHELNQTRDRGLYQEVGKLTRELHSAIVNFQIDPHMPQAEEISQITDATERLSYVVRLTEAAANRTMDLVENATPLVNGMASEAKALSNDWGRFMRREVGAEEFRELARRVEGFLSRSEQDNRTVSSNLNDILLAQDYQDLTGQVIKRVTQLVTEVESNLLKLVLMAGQVDRFAGIEHDREAILSEKDPQKHLAKGEGPQIHADKREDVVSGQDDVDDLLSSLGF, encoded by the coding sequence ATGGAGCATAAAGAAACGTCACAGGGCGATTTTGAGTCGACCCTGAAAAAACATGCTCACCAACTCGTCGAAAGCCTTGAAAAAGGCCAGTTCGGTGACGCGGTGCAGTTAATCCATGAGCTCAACCAGACCCGTGACCGCGGCCTGTATCAGGAAGTGGGCAAACTTACGCGTGAGTTGCACAGTGCGATTGTCAATTTCCAGATTGACCCGCACATGCCCCAGGCCGAAGAAATCTCGCAGATCACGGATGCCACCGAACGCCTGTCCTATGTGGTCCGGCTGACTGAGGCGGCGGCCAACCGCACCATGGACCTGGTGGAAAACGCCACGCCTCTGGTCAACGGTATGGCCAGTGAAGCCAAGGCCCTGAGCAACGATTGGGGCCGGTTCATGCGTCGGGAAGTGGGCGCTGAAGAGTTTCGTGAACTGGCGCGCCGGGTCGAAGGCTTTTTGTCGCGCAGCGAGCAGGACAACCGCACGGTTTCCAGCAACCTCAACGACATCCTGCTGGCCCAGGACTACCAGGACCTCACCGGCCAGGTGATCAAGCGCGTCACCCAACTGGTCACCGAAGTGGAAAGCAACCTGCTCAAACTGGTGTTGATGGCGGGCCAGGTCGACCGGTTTGCCGGCATCGAACATGACCGCGAAGCGATCCTTTCTGAAAAAGATCCACAAAAACACCTCGCCAAGGGTGAAGGTCCGCAGATTCATGCCGATAAACGTGAAGACGTTGTATCCGGGCAAGACGACGTAGACGATTTGCTGTCCAGTTTAGGCTTCTAA
- the fliA gene encoding RNA polymerase sigma factor FliA yields the protein MTASGYNLYKKSARDSQVELIERYAPLVKRIAYHLLARLPASVQVEDLIQAGMIGLLEVSTKYDASKGASFETYAGIRIRGAMLDEVRKGDWAPRSVHRNTRMVSDAIRSIEAKTGRDAKDHEVAAELQLSLDDYYGILNDTLGSRLFSFDDLLQDGEHEGLHEDGASAHLEPSRDLEDERFQSALADAIANLPERERLVLALYYDEELNLKEIGEVLGVSESRVSQLHSQCAARLRGRLGEWRAR from the coding sequence ATGACAGCCAGCGGCTACAACCTTTACAAGAAGTCGGCACGTGACAGTCAGGTCGAATTGATCGAGCGCTATGCGCCCCTGGTCAAGCGCATTGCCTATCACTTGCTGGCGCGCCTGCCCGCCAGCGTGCAGGTCGAAGACTTGATCCAGGCCGGGATGATCGGCTTGCTTGAAGTGTCGACCAAGTACGACGCGAGCAAGGGCGCGAGTTTCGAGACCTACGCGGGTATTCGTATCCGTGGGGCCATGCTCGATGAAGTGCGTAAAGGTGATTGGGCGCCGCGTTCGGTACACCGCAATACGCGGATGGTAAGTGACGCAATTCGCTCAATTGAAGCAAAAACCGGTCGCGACGCTAAAGATCACGAAGTTGCGGCCGAACTCCAATTGAGTCTCGACGATTACTACGGGATTTTGAACGATACCTTGGGCAGCCGGCTGTTCAGTTTCGACGACCTGTTACAGGACGGCGAGCATGAAGGGCTGCACGAGGACGGCGCGAGTGCTCATCTCGAACCGTCACGCGACCTGGAAGATGAACGCTTCCAAAGTGCGCTGGCGGACGCGATTGCCAATTTGCCGGAGCGTGAGCGACTGGTGTTGGCGCTGTACTACGACGAAGAGCTGAACCTCAAGGAAATCGGTGAGGTCCTGGGGGTCAGCGAATCGCGGGTCAGCCAGTTACACAGCCAGTGCGCAGCCCGCTTGCGGGGGCGTTTGGGAGAGTGGCGAGCGCGCTGA
- a CDS encoding flagellar motor protein has product MDVLSLIGIIMAFVAIIGGNYLEGGHLGALANGPAALIVIGGTVGAALLQSPMSSFKRAMQILIWIIFPPRVDLPGGIDRVVNWSLTARKEGLLGLEGVADAEPDSYARKGLQLLVDGAEPEAIRSILEVDFYTQESRDINAAKVFESMGGYAPTIGIIGAVMGLIHVMGNLADPSQLGSGIAVAFVATIYGVASANLVLLPVASKLKSIAMRQSRYREMLLEGILSIAEGENPRSIELKLQGFMD; this is encoded by the coding sequence ATGGATGTATTGAGCCTGATTGGCATCATCATGGCGTTTGTCGCGATTATCGGCGGCAACTACCTCGAAGGCGGCCACCTGGGTGCCCTGGCCAACGGCCCGGCGGCGTTGATTGTGATCGGCGGCACCGTGGGCGCAGCCTTGCTGCAGTCGCCCATGAGCTCGTTCAAGCGCGCGATGCAGATCCTCATCTGGATTATTTTCCCGCCACGTGTCGACTTGCCAGGCGGCATCGACCGCGTGGTCAACTGGAGCCTCACGGCGCGCAAGGAAGGCTTGTTGGGACTGGAAGGCGTGGCCGATGCCGAGCCCGACAGCTACGCACGCAAAGGCCTGCAATTGCTGGTGGACGGCGCCGAGCCGGAAGCGATTCGCAGCATCCTGGAAGTGGATTTCTACACCCAGGAAAGCCGTGACATCAACGCCGCCAAAGTCTTTGAAAGCATGGGCGGCTACGCGCCGACCATCGGCATCATCGGTGCCGTAATGGGCCTGATCCACGTGATGGGCAACCTGGCCGATCCGTCGCAACTGGGCAGCGGGATTGCCGTGGCGTTTGTCGCCACCATCTACGGCGTGGCCAGTGCCAACCTGGTGTTGTTGCCGGTGGCCAGCAAGCTCAAGTCGATTGCCATGCGCCAGTCGCGTTATCGCGAGATGTTGCTCGAAGGCATCCTCTCGATTGCCGAGGGTGAAAACCCGCGCTCCATCGAACTGAAGCTCCAGGGCTTCATGGACTGA
- a CDS encoding chemotaxis protein CheA, protein MSFGADEEILQDFLVEAGEILEQLSEQLVELESRPDDANLLNAIFRGFHTVKGGAGFLQLHELVECCHIAENVFDILRKGERHVDSELMDVILEALDAVNGMFSEVRERAPITAATPELLAALARLAEPAANAPVVVAVAEPVAEPAGDVTDSEFEQLLDSLNAIKAQAEVPVASAQASVPTSEDITDAEFESLLDQLHGKGQFAPDAVAAAPAPTQAAAPASNEITDDEFEALLDQLHGKGSFAADALPEVAATAAAPAAPAAAAPAADGLISDHEFEALLDELHGKGKFTEVAGAAAPAATAAAVATPPPVAARAAAPVAAKPAPAPARAAAAPAADKQPASEAETTVRVDTARLDDIMNMVGELVLVRNRLVRLGLNSGDEAMQKAVSNLDVVTADLQTAVMKTRMQPIKKVFGRFPRLVRDLARQLKKEINLELVGEETDLDKNLVEALADPLVHLVRNAVDHGIESPEEREASGKNRLGKVILAAEQEGDHILLSITDDGKGMDPTVLRNIAVKRGVMDKDAADRLTDTECYNLIFAPGFSTKTEISDVSGRGVGMDVVKTKISQLNGSINIYSTKGQGSKIVIKVPLTLAIMPTLMVMLGNQAFAFPLVNVNEIFHLDLSRTNVVDGQEVVIVRDKALPLFYLKRWLVASAKHEEQREGHVVILSVGTQRIGFVVDQLVGQEEVVIKPLGKMLQGTPGMSGATITGDGRIALILDVPSMLKRYAARRI, encoded by the coding sequence ATGAGCTTCGGCGCCGATGAAGAAATCCTTCAGGATTTCCTTGTAGAGGCCGGCGAAATTTTAGAGCAACTGTCCGAACAACTGGTCGAGCTGGAAAGCCGACCGGATGATGCGAACCTGCTCAATGCAATTTTTCGCGGTTTTCACACTGTAAAAGGGGGCGCCGGCTTCCTCCAGCTCCATGAGCTGGTGGAGTGCTGTCACATCGCCGAGAACGTGTTCGACATCCTGCGCAAGGGTGAGCGGCACGTCGACTCGGAACTGATGGACGTGATCCTGGAAGCACTGGACGCAGTCAACGGCATGTTCAGTGAAGTGCGCGAACGTGCACCGATCACCGCCGCCACCCCGGAACTGCTGGCCGCCCTGGCGCGCCTGGCAGAACCTGCGGCCAACGCGCCGGTGGTTGTAGCGGTGGCCGAACCTGTCGCCGAGCCTGCGGGCGATGTGACCGACAGCGAATTTGAACAACTGCTGGACTCGCTGAACGCCATCAAGGCCCAGGCCGAAGTCCCCGTTGCCAGTGCGCAGGCCTCAGTGCCGACCTCTGAAGACATTACCGACGCCGAATTCGAGTCGTTACTAGACCAGTTGCATGGCAAGGGCCAGTTTGCCCCGGACGCGGTGGCCGCAGCGCCAGCGCCTACGCAAGCAGCGGCGCCTGCCAGCAATGAAATCACCGACGACGAGTTCGAAGCGCTGCTGGACCAGTTGCACGGCAAAGGCTCGTTTGCCGCCGACGCGCTGCCGGAAGTCGCCGCAACAGCCGCTGCACCTGCAGCGCCCGCTGCTGCCGCTCCGGCCGCCGATGGGCTGATCTCTGATCACGAATTCGAAGCCTTGCTGGATGAACTGCACGGCAAGGGCAAGTTTACTGAAGTGGCTGGCGCTGCTGCACCGGCGGCTACTGCCGCCGCTGTCGCAACACCGCCTCCGGTAGCCGCCAGGGCCGCCGCGCCAGTGGCTGCCAAGCCGGCGCCTGCACCGGCGCGTGCCGCTGCGGCCCCGGCTGCAGACAAGCAACCGGCCAGTGAAGCCGAAACCACCGTGCGGGTTGATACCGCGCGCCTGGACGACATCATGAACATGGTCGGCGAACTGGTGCTGGTGCGTAACCGCCTGGTGCGCCTGGGCCTCAACAGCGGCGATGAGGCCATGCAAAAGGCCGTGTCGAACCTCGACGTGGTCACCGCAGACCTGCAAACCGCCGTCATGAAGACCCGGATGCAGCCGATCAAGAAAGTCTTCGGCCGCTTCCCGCGCCTGGTTCGCGACCTGGCACGCCAGCTCAAGAAAGAGATCAACCTGGAACTGGTGGGTGAAGAAACCGACCTCGACAAAAACCTTGTCGAGGCCCTGGCCGACCCGCTGGTCCACTTGGTGCGCAACGCCGTCGACCACGGCATCGAGTCCCCGGAAGAACGTGAAGCCTCGGGCAAGAACCGCCTGGGCAAAGTGATTCTGGCGGCCGAACAGGAAGGCGACCACATCCTGCTGTCGATCACCGATGACGGCAAAGGCATGGACCCCACCGTACTGCGCAACATTGCGGTCAAGCGTGGCGTGATGGACAAGGACGCCGCCGACCGCCTGACCGACACCGAGTGCTACAACCTGATTTTTGCGCCGGGCTTCTCGACCAAGACCGAGATTTCCGACGTGTCCGGCCGTGGCGTGGGCATGGACGTGGTGAAGACCAAGATCAGCCAGCTCAACGGCTCGATCAACATCTACTCGACCAAGGGCCAGGGCTCGAAGATCGTCATCAAGGTGCCGTTGACCCTGGCGATCATGCCGACCCTGATGGTGATGCTGGGCAACCAGGCGTTCGCCTTCCCGTTGGTCAACGTCAACGAAATCTTCCACCTCGACCTGTCGCGCACCAACGTGGTGGACGGCCAGGAAGTGGTGATCGTGCGCGACAAGGCGTTGCCGCTGTTCTACCTCAAGCGTTGGCTGGTGGCCTCGGCCAAGCACGAAGAGCAGCGCGAAGGCCATGTGGTGATTCTCTCCGTGGGCACCCAGCGTATCGGCTTTGTGGTCGATCAACTGGTGGGCCAGGAAGAAGTGGTCATCAAGCCTTTGGGCAAAATGCTGCAGGGAACCCCGGGTATGTCGGGTGCGACCATCACCGGTGACGGTCGGATCGCGCTGATTCTCGACGTTCCGAGCATGCTCAAGCGTTACGCCGCACGGCGTATTTGA